In Salvelinus sp. IW2-2015 linkage group LG21, ASM291031v2, whole genome shotgun sequence, the genomic window ACTTAAAATGCTTAGTtattgcggaaattgacccactatgctgtttactttgtaCATTACATCATATCTCTAAGTCTACCTTTGATTTGACCTTTAAGGTATATAAATCTGtagtttagtattttattaggatccccattagctactgctaaagcagcagctactcttcctggggtccagacaaaagagaaaacatgacataatacataacatTAGCAGACAAGTACAGCACAGTGACAGAActacatatatttaaaataagaatATACGCTTTCATACATTCCTTTGCTCTACTGTTACAATTGCTTTGTCTCAGCCGGTTCTGACTTCCTAATCTCACAGCACCtgttgttctgtaaacaccagaggTAATCTCACAACATCAGGAACCATCCGTGTCCTTGGTTATTGcctaagcatttcgttggacggtgtatcccgtacatacgaccAACAAAACTTGACGTCAATACCGCGCATAATCATGCAATTCATAGATGCTATTGAATGCAAGTGCAACGCAAGAAAACAGAAATGCAACAATCGTATGAAGTTTCAGCGAAGTCGTTCACTCCTGTTCAGTTCCCCTGGCGTGAACAGAGACGCATCATACGGAGCTGCAGTTTCAACCTTATTTTGGAGGGAAAACTATCCTTTAAGGCTGCATTCATTAGGGTTGAGGACCAGTAAGAATTCCATCCCCTGCCAAAAATGTAACAGATGTAAAGAGTAGATTGGTGGTGCTTACGTCTATGGAGAGGTCCAGGAGGCCAGCCATCCTCTTCATTGTGATCCTTGTGTAATATTTGGCCATAATTCTTATATTCTAAAGGAGAGATtaagaaaaacacaaaaataagcAACGGTGCAACATAACATAGCTGGAATCAAAAATACCAATTACGTGAAAGTATTCTAGATGGGAAAGGGACGTTCCCAGATCATTTTTCAGCAACCATGTTCCAACGAGACAGCATTGTGATCCCACCACAGACCCTTTGCTAAAACAAACTATCCCACTAAAGTAATTGTGATATTCTATCTATAGATATTCCATGAAAGCAGTTCCATAAATTACTTACGTGCTCCACCACTCTATTCTTGAGGTCCTTCCACCTCTTTTCAccctcctctgagcagttgaaaACGTCGGTGGCCGGGCTGTCGGGGGAGCCCTCCCTCAGCTCCTTCCCATAATCCTCCACCAGGGAGGCCCAACGCATCAGCTCCATGGTGGTGAACTGCTTCAGGAGGTCCCTGGACGGAGAGGTAAGAGGGAAACCATGATGAGACGAACCACAGCACGGCAATAGCACCAGAGTTTAGCCTAGGTTTCACCGTACCACAAAGATCAAGCATATGCAGTTGGTAGCTTAGCTAGGTTTCACCACTGGGAATTGGCTAGGTTATATGGTACCTTGGCGAATATATAGTTAATTACTGTGTTACAGAATTGGATGATGAGGAATATTGTGAAACAGTATTGAATGCTAAGATTATTACGAATGAATCATCTCGAGGTTACATTCTTCTGATGAGGAATATTTGGGCATTGCTGATGAGAAATAATGTGTTATACCATTGAAGATTTTAAGGAATGAACCATCGAAGCTAGATTACATTCTGGTATTTGAGGGGAGAAATGAAAGCACCGGAATATAATGCAATTTAATGTCTTACTTGTATTTGGATATTTCTTCCAATTTCTTGTCTTCGTTGATTCTGTGCACCAGGTCGGACTGCTCGTTGTCGTAGGGAGCCAGTATCACGTACAGAACAACACTTTTCAGGGCCTGGAACAGGAAAGAACATTAGCGTTGTATTGTTATGtattttaaaggtgcaatctgtaaCGTCTTAGTCCCCTGTGACGGCAGACCCAATCTTAGTTCTATTTACGCCAATCAGTGTGCAGTACACTCGTTAAGACCCCTCTCCAACTAAGTCCTGCTGCCAGAGCAATATTTTTCTCAGaaacaaaaaatgtacagctgAAGCCTAAAAAAACAGTCTTCTGAGACCAGTGTTTACCTGTTGCCATTTGGAGCTATCCTCCAGAATGCAGGGGGTATCGTAGATGGCACGGTAGTGTTTGCAGATGGACAAATAGGATCCCTCGTGCTGGTCTACTTGGATCATCAGATTGTAATACTTCAGCTTAGACTCCTAAGGAAAAATAATGAGGTAAATGGTTAAAAATATTGCAGCTTGGTTCTTAACTGCTATGTTTCTTCATCAGGAGCAGCGTAgacagccaaaacaaacagtcaTTTTTTCCCCAAACAGCCGAAAAGAAAAATCTGACTTCAATATTTTGCCAGAAATAAATATTGTTTTCTGTCAAACTGTTCCGAAATAGGAAACGAAAGTGAACGTTTTGATTGGGACATTGAATGTTTAGGTAGTTCCTCCTCCACCCCAATAGACATAAccacaaatggaaccctattccctacatagcatacccagacccctatgggccctggtcaaaagcagtgcactttatagagaacagggtgccatttgggagggagGCCATATCATAACACCCAGCCTGAATAAACTCTTTGgctttcctcttttctctcaccTCAGTGCCGTCCTCTGTAAAGAACTTGGTGTTGATCTTCTTGCTGATGATCTGGGTGCGGATGTAGTCCTTGACGGCGATGCACAGCCTCATTTGCTCCAGGATGAACTCcaccttctctttcttctccatgGAGCCGTATGTCTCCACCTGTAGGGTGAAAGAGTGCATGTTGTCAGagccctgggtcatgttcattagggcacatcgTAGCAAAACGTTTCTCATTCGGCAAGTTCAGTTAATACCACTCCCATTTCGTGCCTACTGAACACGGCCCAGCTGTGCAACATCATAGCCTCGACCGGGAGAAGAATGGTTTGTGAACAACTGTTGTAGTGGTCCTGCCCTCAATAAGGACTGATGGAGGGCACAACACTTCACAGATACAAGATTTTATTTCGATTATTTATGGTGTCTCAGCCAACTTTCACTGAAATTATGAAAAGGGAAATTTCGCagttttcaacttcatattcatcatctccagcaccacccccaaAATATTTGAAAATGGCGAGTTTCTAaattttgtagtaaaaaagatggaagaaaagtgtttccaatgacaatgcctactcataattggttaaaaatcACACGATGCACACCAATGATGTCATTAGAAACACTTTTCTTCCATCTTTTGTACTACAAAACAAAGAAActcgccattttcacatatgttgatgtcgGGGTGGTGCttgagatgatgaatatgaagtagtTCATTTGATGTCAAGGGGATTTGGCCGCCAGTTTGAGTTCTACACTTGTGTCTGAAGATTCAGTCCAGTAAGTCAAATAGCTTCATGCAACATGGATGGTTGAAACCTCATACCTCCAGtctcagaaattgtgaaaactgCCAAGGAATGCCAGCGAAAGCCACTTACCTGCAGCTCTTGGAGGATTGCTGCGGCCTCTTTGACCTCGCCATGCTGCTCCTTGATGTTTGCCAATGTTTTGGTCAGCCTGGCCCGCTCAATCTCCACATAGATCTGAGTGAGGGAAACAAAGCCGTTAGCGCATTTGAATTGCATGGAGACATGACTTGGACCCACAAAagtaaaatattttgttttatgcCATCTGAATATGCATGATTGGTGATATCATATTCATGTCATTTTAGGACGATCCAAGTAAGGATAATCAGAGAAAGTTCATGACACCACGTACCTTGCCAGCGGTCACTGTGCGTAGTGTGTCAATGAGTCTCAGCTTAACGGTCAGGTCGGTCACGGTATCTACATACTTGTAACATTCTTGCACCATCTTAGCAACAGCCTGAGAAGAGAAGCAAAGCAAAAGAGAAGGTTATATATCGAAAGAGCTAATATCAGGCAACACTTTACTTTGTCTTGGAACACATAAAATGACACGAAGAAAACATTGTTTTGATGGCAAAGCACCTTAACCTACTGGTGCatacctggggtgtattcacgaTAAACCAAATGTTGGCAAACAGAACAAAAACGAGGAGGGACCTACATTAAATTTGTCCAACATAAATGTTTGTTGCGTTGCAAGCCATTTtctattgcaaaacgttttggcaACTGCTTGCACTAATTAATACACCCCTGCCTCAAATGTTTTACCTTCTCTTAGTATCCCTTCAAAGAAGGAGCCCCAACTCTCACCCCTTTGAGCTGACTCCTCCTTTTAGAGAGCAGCATGATGTTTTCATTTAGGGCGTCCATGTCCTTCGCTTCATAGCACATCTGCACAACGGCCACCAGGATTCTGGAGGTTGACACCATGTCAGAAGCCTGTGCGGATGGATAAAAAGAGGACAATGTCACTCACAAAGATAGCTATGTGATTAGTCAGAGGAGTATGATCATTTATATAGTTTAATCTCAATGGAGTATGATGTTTAATtagaaataaatgaatgaattcaCGCTCACAGTCCTCGTTTGCTTCTCCAGCGACAAGAGGCTTTCAACTGCCTCCTGCAGCCTACCTTCCTAGAAAAGTAGAGCAGATCAATCCTAGAGTCAGGACAAATGACAGACAATTCTTACAAAGATCCATTTAAAATGACCACACATGATCAAATTATGAGATGGATGACCAAAAATACTAATGAAAACTGTATCATCCATAATGTCATTGCTGATCAGTCTGATTTGGGAAAGCCAAAGATGTCAACAAATTTCTGTCAGCTTTGACACATGATTAAAACTGAAAAACTTCACTAGCAAGCTATAACGTTAGTATATTTCTAACTAAAAGTAAAGTGGTCTTCGAAAAACAATAACTGTGGTACCTACGTTAGTAGTTGGTTGATAAATTAGTATACAATCCAACTGAAACGACCAAACCGGCTAGTAAGCATAACATAACACCAAGAGCGAAGATACTGTACTAGTAGAGTCTGTAGGTAACGTTAACGAGAGAAGTTACCTGACGAAAACAATTactgtagctaacgttacctagctaactaaTAGA contains:
- the LOC111982429 gene encoding 26S proteasome non-ATPase regulatory subunit 12 — translated: MSENMSAEVERSERSDGKLVKMEVDYSSTVDTRLPECAEMAKEGRLQEAVESLLSLEKQTRTASDMVSTSRILVAVVQMCYEAKDMDALNENIMLLSKRRSQLKGAVAKMVQECYKYVDTVTDLTVKLRLIDTLRTVTAGKIYVEIERARLTKTLANIKEQHGEVKEAAAILQELQVETYGSMEKKEKVEFILEQMRLCIAVKDYIRTQIISKKINTKFFTEDGTEESKLKYYNLMIQVDQHEGSYLSICKHYRAIYDTPCILEDSSKWQQALKSVVLYVILAPYDNEQSDLVHRINEDKKLEEISKYKDLLKQFTTMELMRWASLVEDYGKELREGSPDSPATDVFNCSEEGEKRWKDLKNRVVEHNIRIMAKYYTRITMKRMAGLLDLSIDESEEFLSNLVVNKTIYAKVDRLAGIINFQRPKDPNDLLNDWSHKLNSLMSLVNKTTHLIAKEEMIHNLQ